One genomic segment of Sminthopsis crassicaudata isolate SCR6 chromosome 4, ASM4859323v1, whole genome shotgun sequence includes these proteins:
- the LOC141566869 gene encoding histone H2B type 2-E-like → MPEPAKSAPAPKKGSKKAVTKAQKKDGKKRKRNRKESYSIYVYKVLKQVHPDTGISSKAMGIMNSFVNDIFERIAGEASRLAHYNKRSTITSREIQTAVRLLLPGELAKHAVSEGTKAVTKYTSSK, encoded by the coding sequence ATGCCTGAACCTGCTAAGTCCGCTCCAGCCCCGAAAAAGGGCTCCAAGAAAGCTGTGACCAAGGCCCAGAAGAAAGATGGCAAGAAACGCAAGCGGAACCGTAAAGAGAGTTATTCTATCTACGTGTACAAGGTGCTGAAGCAGGTGCACCCCGACACGGGCATCTCATCCAAGGCTATGGGCATTATGAACTCCTTCGTTAACGACATTTTCGAGCGGATCGCTGGAGAGGCGTCCCGCCTGGCGCATTACAACAAACGCTCCACCATCACGTCCCGGGAGATTCAGACTGCCGTACGCCTCCTTCTACCCGGGGAGCTGGCCAAGCACGCTGTGTCGGAGGGCACCAAGGCCGTGACCAAGTACACTAGTTCCAAGTAG
- the LOC141566856 gene encoding histone H3, with protein MARTKQTARKSTGGKAPRKQLATKAARKSAPATGGVKKPHRYRPGTVALREIRRYQKSTELLIRKLPFQRLVREIAQDFKTDLRFQSSAVMALQEASEAYLVGLFEDTNLCAIHAKRVTIMPKDIQLARRIRGERA; from the coding sequence ATGGCTCGTACTAAGCAAACCGCGCGAAAATCAACTGGCGGTAAGGCTCCCCGAAAACAGCTAGCTACTAAGGCAGCTCGCAAGAGTGCACCTGCTACTGGCGGCGTGAAGAAGCCTCACCGATATCGGCCCGGCACTGTGGCCTTGCGAGAGATCCGCCGCTACCAGAAGTCCACCGAGCTACTTATCCGCAAACTGCCCTTCCAGCGGCTGGTGCGTGAGATCGCCCAGGATTTCAAGACTGATCTTCGTTTCCAGAGCTCCGCCGTGATGGCTCTGCAGGAGGCGAGCGAAGCTTATCTGGTAGGGCTGTTCGAGGACACCAATCTGTGCGCCATCCACGCCAAGCGGGTGACCATCATGCCCAAGGACATCCAGCTGGCTCGCCGTATTCGCGGGGAGAGGGCTTAA
- the LOC141566860 gene encoding histone H2A type 1, with protein sequence MSGRGKQGGKARAKAKTRSSRAGLQFPVGRVHRLLRKGNYAERVGAGAPVYLAAVLEYLTAEILELAGNAARDNKKTRIIPRHLQLAIRNDEELNKLLGKVTIAQGGVLPNIQAVLLPKKTESHHKAKGK encoded by the coding sequence ATGTCTGGAAGAGGAAAGCAGGGAGGCAAAGCTCGCGCCAAAGCTAAGACCCGATCATCCCGGGCTGGTCTTCAGTTTCCTGTTGGTCGTGTCCATCGTCTTCTTCGCAAGGGCAATTATGCTGAGCGAGTTGGTGCTGGTGCTCCGGTATATTTAGCTGCTGTGCTCGAGTACCTGACTGCCGAAATCTTGGAGCTGGCGGGTAACGCTGCAAGGGACAACAAGAAGACTCGTATCATTCCTCGTCATCTTCAGTTGGCCATTCGCAACGATGAAGAACTCAACAAGCTGCTCGGCAAGGTTACCATCGCTCAGGGCGGCGTCCTCCCTAATATCCAGGCCGTACTGCTGCCAAAGAAGACCGAGAGTCACCACAAAGCTAAGGGCAAATAG